The Microcystis aeruginosa NIES-843 sequence ACATGGGACGAACTCTACAAAATCGGCACTCGCTCCTGCTGCTGCCCAAAAAGCGATCGCTCTTTGCGCTCCTATCCCAAGCAATGGCAATTTTAAAGTTTAATCAAGAAGATGACGGCGATTACATTGAGCCTAGTCATAATGAAATTTACAACTGATAATAATAATTTCTGTTTCTGTAATTTTATATACTAAGCGATGTTCATCATTAATGCGTCTTGACCAATAACCCTTGAGTTGATATTTTAACGGTTCGGGTTTACCGATTCCAGAGAAAGGATGGCACAATATATCATCAATTAAATCAACGATTTTTGGCTCTTCGGTTTGTGTTATGCAATAAACGGAGGTTATAAGAGATGGAACCCTTATAGAGAAAGGCATTTAGCGATTTTTGTCAATTATTTTTGATCTAGAGCGAACTAATCAATTAAGTCTCTTGCCAGATAAGGATTTAGTCTATTTATGCCCCCCTATCGAACCATAACAAGTCCCGAAGAGCCCGATTTTTTTATAGAGTTTTTTGTTTTCTATCGACAATTCATTGAATTCTTTAAAAGCTTTCGGATCAAATACTATATTTTTCACTCCATTCTTTTGTGGTAATTGTCACTAAGTTTTCTTTATTTTCTATTCTGTCAATAGCTTCCGATAATTGACGCTGATTGGCTTCTGTTGAAAGAAGATATTCGGTTGTATCGGGTTCAGAATCAGATACTAAAATAATAATATCCACATCTGTTCCTTCTTCTAGTTCCGCAGAATAAAGCTCTATTTTTCCTTCTCTGCCAACAATTCCTTTCTGTTTAATCGCTCTAATCATGATTTTTTCTCTTAAGATGTCAAACAATTATGGCTATTATATCAAAATCAGCATGAGTTAGCACTGATGAAAAAAAAGTGATCGCCATTCCCCAAAAATTGATCCCTCCAAAAGCGATCGCCGTTCACCTCATCAAAAAGCGATCACACCATGAGAAGAAAACCTGATCGCACTAAAGTCCAAAATAATCGCAAATCAGATAATTATTGTTAAAAAAACAATTTGGTACGTTACATTTCATTAGCGTACCCTACACGATCACCGACCATACTAACCGGTTGCTTGTCGAGGGCAATTTCAAATAAAAATTCAGGGGCAAAGTCTGCTCCGTTTGGCCATTCTATTGTCCGACTATTTACATATACTTTTTGAAATAAGCTTTTATCTTTTAAGGGTTCAAAGATTTCTCCATACAATTCTTGTTCTAAATCTACAATCCCTTCTATTCCATTATTAAAGGTTAGCTTTAATTGATACTTATCCAGATATTTCACACAGATAACATGAAGAAATAGCTCCTTTTTAGGGAAGGGGATCGATTCTGTTAAGAGGTTTTCTTTGACGCGCATTTTCCCAGTTCTCCAATAGTTCAGATTGTTGTAGATCAAGCCACTCCCATATTAAATTTAATCCTCTTTTGGGCATTTGACCACAAACTTCACCTGTTTGAATCATTATAATCGCTTCATAATCTTGATACTCGGCATGGATATGAGGCGGATTGTGATCATTATAGTTCATTGTGATTTTGATTCCATAGAAGCTTGATAGATTAGGCATGAGTAAGAATCGTAATAAAGGTTGCTTTCTAAAAGTTTGCCCCCTATTGTAAGCGATCGCCCTCATTCCCAAAAAACGATCGCACTTCCCATCATCAAAAAGCGATCGCACTACAAGATTAGCGATCACACTAATTCCAGTTTTGGAAGTTGCCGCCGTTGCAACCCAGGGTGTAGACCTTGCCCTCAGTGTTGCTATCCAGACACAAGCCAGTGGACACATTAACTAAGCTCTGACCAGATCTCTTCCAGTTTTGGAAGTTGCCGCCGTTGCAACCCAGGGTGTAGACCTTGCCCTCAGTGTTGCTATCCAGACACAAGCCAGTCGAGCCGTTCTTATATGCTGCATTCACTGATGTCGAATCAGGTAAGTTTACTGATGGATGCATTGCTACAACCAAAAAAATTACGCTTAGTACGAACGCCATAAAGCGTAAGAGTGGATTGTAAACAGTTGACACTACCTCAGCCCCAAAAACACTGAAGTTACCTCCAAGAATGGCAATCAACAAAAGAATTGCGCCAAAGACGAACGCTCCGATTTTCAAGTTCTCTGGCATAGTCCTCCTAAAAGTGAATTTACATATAAAGCTCTTTCTAGTTTCTTTAGGCAGTAAGAAAAATATGATTTGGTGTAAAACTTATTTTTGCTTAATGCCATAGTCATATTATCAAGAAATATTCTGGATAAGACTATTTTAATATAATAACTCGATCTCTCCTGGTTGCCAAGTCTTATCAAACCAAGGCTCAAGCGGGCTATAAAGCCGAAGAATCGTATTCCAACCCGTTTCAGGAATCGTCTGCACCCAGTTATTCTCCTTACCCGCAGGCGGTTTCGGCCCGAAATAGATATCTACAGAGCCATCGGCATTAACCAAAAGTCCCTTTGTCTGACTACCGACACTAGGAAACTGTTGATCCGCCTGAATCATCGCTCGCGTCTGGTTACTGTAAAGAATCACTGACCAGAATAGTAGCACGCTAGGATGTGTTAGCGTAACGCAGAATAATTACAAATTAATCATGATTAAAAGCAAAAAAGTGCGTTAAGTAACTATTTTTTAAGTCAAGACGGCAATTAGCGATCGCCCCTCTTCATCAAAAAGCGATCGCCATTCCCCAAAAATTGCTCTATACAGTGCTTAATGCTTTGATTTTCGCTATCTCTGTTTCTAAGTTGGGAAGTTTTTGATTATATTTTTGGGCTGTTTCTAACCATAAATCTTTTACTATCAGTAATTCTTGTAGGGTTTCTTCTAAGGTTTCACCCTGAGCCAAACAGCCAGATAGTGCTGGAATTTCAGCGACAAAACCGCCTTCTTCACAGGGATAAATAATAATTGGATAATTCATCTTTAGTTATCTCCGATAATTTCAAGAACTCGACGAATATAAACAGATTTTACTTTTTTATTATGAACAGGTATGACCAAAATAATATCATTTCTTTTAAAAATGTGATGGCTACCTGTAATTCTATCAAGGGAAAACCCTTCTAATTCTAGCAGTTGACAAATATCGTTGAATCTTGCGTTATTAGGACTATTCTTCAGTAGTTCTAGTAGTTTATCCCTTTTAGACACGAGTGAATGCCATTCAACAATGAGCTTGAGCAAAAATCCATTTTAACCCAAGATGATCGCTATTTTCCCCTCCTCATCCCCAAAAAGCGATCGCCCTCTGCGTTCCTATCCCAAGCAATGGCAGTTTTAAACATTAATCAAGAAGATGACGGCGATCGCACTACGTTCTTCGGCATCGCACTTAGACTCACAGCTGCAATCAATGTGCATGGTGCGTTCTCCAAAATCGATCGCTGGAGTAGTAGGACTTGCATTAGGGAACGCACCCTAGGACTGAGTTATACATTGTTTTTCTTTGTCAGTTAAATCAATATATTCAGTTTTTATTCGTTTATTCTTGATTAGTATTCTAAAATACGGACATTTTCCATTTACTGATAAATCTTTATCATCATTCCCTTTCCTGAATTTAATTATTTCAAATTGGTCGGGATTGAATTTATGTAAAAATGTTATTGGTACACCCATAACCCCCTTGAAGTCTAAGGGAATGTCTTGGGTTTTATTGACATTAATTCCATCATAATTGTCATATTTTGGATATTCAGCTTCATTGCCAAAATATCTTTTTGTGAGAGCCATATCTTCCTGTCGTTTTGATGTGTCTAAGTTGGTTAACCATAAACAATTATTTGGAGAGAATTGTCAATACGAGCCTCTGTTCCATAAAGTTCATATTGTTCGGGAACAATAAAACCAGAAATACCTCTACCAAGATTTATTCCTAACCACGCTTTGTTTTCTTTAATTAGTTTGAAAATTTCTTGATAGGTTATTGCATTAATATTGCCAATTATCAAAAACTTTTTGTCGTATTTAACTAATTGAGCTACATATTCTCTGAATAATGAAAATGGGGGATTAGTCACAACAATATCGGACTTTTTTAATAGTTCAATACTTTCAGGACTACGAAAATCCCCATCCCCATTAAAGTAAACAATGTCAGTTGAACTATGTTTATTTTTTTCTCTCTCTGTACCTGTATATTCAAAGAAAAAACCCTTTTCATCTTCTTCTGCATTAAATAAATCTCTCACTTGTTCTCGATAACAAGATGTTATTATTTTTTTTAGACCTAACTTTTTAAAGTTTGAGGCAAAATACTTAAAAAAGTTACTAATTCGGGGGTCATCGCAATTGCAATAAACTACTTTATTTTCAAAATGACTTTTATAGTGTTGCAACTCACTTTCTATATCTGAAAGTTGTGTATAAAACTCGTCACTTTTTAATTTTTTAGCATTTTGCAATAATTTATTTGTCGCATTTCTTGCCATGTTCAACCTTTTTTGATTTAATAAATCTTTTGTTTTTAGTTATTTACTTTTGGTTATCTGATTAAATATTTCACTGCCTAATAATTGAAGAGAGGTTTTAGAAATTTTAAGCATAATATTGGGACTTAAACAAATTTCAAGCCCAAATGTAGCCCAAAGCCGCTTTGTGAGCGGAAAAGACATCAATATTCTGCGTTAGCCAAGTGAAAAAACGAAAAGACATCGCTGTACGAAAAGCCTCCAAAGCATCAGTAAATGTCTCCAAAGGTTTATTCGCCCATCGCCTTTGTAGTCCCCCGGTTAAGTGATGCCAGAGAATAAAAGTGTAGGCACAAAACACTAGGATAAAATGGCGAAGAAGGCTTTCTTTCTCGCGAACCCGATATTCTCTTAGCCCTAACCATCCTTTCGCCTCTCGATAGAAAACTTCTACCCAATTTCTTTGGGAGTAAGTTTCTACTACCCATTGCGGGGTTACTTTTTCCGCCTGGACATTCGTGATAAAATAATCGATGTCCGTCGCTTCTTCCCAAGAACTTGCGTTCATGACGATGGCAAAAGTTCTCTCTTCTTCTCAAGAAGCGATGCGAGCGTAAACAATAAACACGTATAGGGTTTTCGGTTTTTCAACTGAGAGAATTACTGGGTTAAAACTCTCTAGATTCAAGCTTTTTGCTAATTTCTCCAGACTGATTTCTTCCTCGATTCCTGATTCCGTTTTTCGGATAATTTTTCGATTTTTAGCCACTCCTCCTAAATACTTTAGTTTTCTCTTTTCTAACTCTTTCAGAAACGGCGTGTTGTTTTCATACCCCGCATCTATCAAGACAATTTTCGGTCGGTATTTTCGCTTTAAACTTCGGTCGATTAATTCGAGTCCGAGTTCGGGTTTCTTTTTCAACTCTTCGTCTTCTTTTCCCGATAGTAGAGAAGATGCCGGTTGATAGAGCTCGATGTCTAAGGGTAAGCTTTTTTTCCCGTCGTAGAGATGGGTGGTTACTACCACTACTCCGTTGTCTGTCTTGCCGATCTCACCGAGGTATTGTCTTCCGACTCCCTCGGTAAAATTGCCACTTTTTCGATGTCCCGAATCATCCAGAATCATCGTGAAGCCCACGCCGATCCTAGTCGGCGAGCATTTGTTCATCACTTCCAGACGACGTTGGTTAATTGGCGTCGCCGACCAAGGAGCCTCGGTTAAAAAGTGATGTAATCGGTGATAAACCACCCCCACCGAGTTATCCGCCATCTGGGTTAGGTTTTTTCGCTCGCTTTCTCCTAATAATCCGCCTAAATATTGTCGGAAGCCATCTTTTTGCGACTGGTTTTTGAAACAGTCATCGAATCTAGCGCACCATCTCTCGAAGCAGGGCGGCATAGCGGATGGGGTCGTTTCTCCCATGGGCGTATTTTGACGTGAAAGCCTACTATGACTTGATTATAGCTAAAAAAGTTCGGTTCTGTGTTTAAGTCCCACTATCCCACTTCCATCGGTCTAACACCCCCTAAATAGGGTCTGCTGAATAAATCTAAAAACCTTGTTGGATAAGACTTTTGGACTTTTTTCCCCTCAAAAAGTGCCAGCCATTGCGGGGATCGGGGGGAAAATTCCGGGACTTTTTCCCAGAAAATTAGGTACTTGACCACCTGAAAATCGATAAAACCCCACACCCCACACCCCACACCCGTTACAGTAGAGCAGGAAGTCGCCTTCCCACCCCCTGCTTCAAAACCGGACTTACGACTTTCGCCGTATCCGGCTCCTGAGTAACTAGGCTACTGTCATTAGTAGAATAATAATGGGAATTATTATTTCCTTGTCTATTCAACCCTCTTGGCTGTATCCCCACCAGACAAGATTGTTGGTTTTAGGGCGTATATGACCGTTGATTGTTGCTTAGACTTCCTAGTTACCCGTCCTTTGTCAGCATATCTTTGATATTACTCAAAGCCTTGGCTTTTAAGGACATCCTCTCCCTCTATTGACTTGCGGATGGTTTCCTACTGCCCCGAACGGGCAGAGTCAATCAGGGTTACTTCGTTCCCTATAACCATTGGTTGAACCCTTAGGATGATACTGTCCACAACAGAGTAACGGGAATGCCTTACTGATAGTGGTATGAGCTATCAGCCCCAACTCTGTTAACTTTTGTTTCGAGCCTGTCAGCCTTTTGGCTCGTGGGTGTTGACGATGGTTAATTCGTATCTTCGCCCCAGGGCTATCCATAGGTTCTGGCTCAACGGGTTTCTGATTTAGGCTATCAGATACCGCTTTTTTTTCCTCGCTCACTACCTCAGATGTACCAAGTCTAAAGCAGCAGGAAATGCCGTCACTCTAGGCATCTAGAGGACAGGACTAAGGTTATTACTAACCCGCACCTGTAGGGTTATAAAGTTATCAAGGTACTACATTTACCAAGCGGCTAATCCTCTAAACGTCTTACTGTCTAGTTTCTAGCCAACGAATTGCACCACACCCCACACCCTGCCACCACCGAAAAGCTTTTTGCCGCAAACCCTAAATAAAACCCAATAGCGCACCGTGCGGTTTAATCACCGCAATTTGAGGATAATTACCGCACAGAGGGGTCTAGCATTCCACTCAAGACGTGAAGACGACAATACCAAGCAATTGAGGCGGCATAACTCCCCATCTCCCCATCTCCCCATCTCCCCATCTCCGCCCGCAATGCGCAGCAAGTGGTCTCGCCGAAAAATTTTAGATTTTCTTAAGATCGACCTGAAAAACATTGGCTATTTTTTCCAATATAGTGTAAGTTAAGAAAAGTAAAGATTTCTCACAATTCTTCCACACATCTGCTCGCCTGCTCGGATGGATGGAGGAGAGAGGGCGGAATCTTAGCAATAATATACATTTTTCGGAGAAAACCCCCATGACCATTGCTGTCGGACGCGCCCCAGAAAGAGGGCTGTTTGATGCTCTCGATGACTGGCTCAAAAGAGACCGTTTCGTCTTCATCGGTTGGTCTGGTTTACTACTCTTCCCCTGCGCCTTCATGGCCCTAGGTGGATGGTTAACCGGCACCACCTTCGTCACCTCCTGGTACACCCACGGGTTAGCCAGTTCCTACCTGGAAGGCGGCAACTTCCTGACTGTAGCCGTCTCCACCCCCGCCGATGCCTTCGGTCACTCCATCCTCTTTCTCTGGGGACCGGAAGCCCAAGGTAACTTCACCCGTTGGTGTCAAATCGGCGGTTTATGGCCCTTTGTCGCCCTGCACGGTGCTTTCGGTCTGATTGGCTTCATGCTACGTCAGTTTGAAATCGCCCGTTTGGTCGGCATTCGTCCCTACAACGCCCTCGCCTTCTCAGGTCCGATTGCGGTGTTCGTCAGTGTCTTCCTGATGTACCCCCTCGGTCAGTCTAGCTGGTTCTTTGCCCCTAGCTTCGGCGTGGCTGGTATCTTCCGTTTTATTCTCTTCTTCCAAGGCTTCCACAACTGGACCCTCAACCCCTTCCACATGATGGGTGTAGCTGGTATCCTCGGTGGTGCGCTTCTCTGTGCTATTCACGGAGCGACCGTAGAAAATACCCTGTTTGAAGACGGTGAAGGTTCCAACACTTTCCGAGCTTTTGAACCCACCCAAGCGGAAGAAACCTACTCCATGGTCACTGCGAACCGTTTCTGGTCGCAAATCTTCGGCATCGCTTTCTCTAACAAACGTTGGTTACACTTCTTCATGCTCTTTGTCCCCGTGACTGGTTTATGGATGAGTGCTGTGGGTGTGGTTGGATTAGCGCTTAACCTACGGGCCTATGACTTCGTTTCTCAGGAATTGAGAGCGGCGGAAGACCCGGAATTTGAAACCTTCTACACTAAAAATATTCTGCTTAACGAAGGTCTGAGAGCTTGGATGGCTCCCCAAGACCAACCCCACGAAAACTTTATCTTCCCTGAAGAAGTATTACCTCGCGGTAACGCTCTCTAAAGATGGCAAGAAAATTCACTGATTAGAGGGAAGGGTGAAGTTAAATCACCCTTCTTTTTTGTTGATTAACGCACTTCAAGCAACTAAGCTTAGACGCACTTACATTGCACTTTAATATCCTGGAACGCCTTGTAGATAGGGATACGAGTAGGAAACTTAAATGCGTCTAAGCTTAATACCAATTCTCTAAATAGGGTTTGCTGAATAATGGTAAAAACCTTACAGGAAAGGGCTTTTAGCTTGATTGAGAGCTTCCCAAATGCACTTAAATCTGCTAGAATCGCTCAAAACCCTTGCATCACCCTTGCATCTTCTCTCATTAGTGCTAATGTACCGTAAAATCGAGTTACCCTCAACCCCACCGGAAAACTTCGAGCTGCCCTTTGAGGGGAAATTATCCCAAGAAAATCGTTGGGTAATTATGGCCAACCTCATTCCCTGGTCAGAATTTGAAAACTACGGGAGCGTCTCATTTATGCAAGCGAGTAATTATACTTGTCCCTAAAACTGGTTTCTAGCAAGGCTTTCAAAATAGCTTGACATAAAACCTGATTTAGGGGTTACAAAGGTGAGATGCTCCCTAAACTACACCAAAATCATCGATATTTAGTCAAAGATTTACCAATCTCAGGACAACCAGTGTACCTACAAGTTAATCGTCGTCAATTTAAGTGCGGTAATTGTCAGAGACCCTTTAGCGAAGAGTTAGATTTTGTCGCCAAGAAACGAACCTATACGAAAAGACTAGCCGAAAATATACTCGAACAATTAAAAGAAGGAGATATTTTAAATGTTAGCCGAAGAAATAACGTAACGGAAGAAGAGATTCAAAGAATGGTAGAGGACATCGCCGAAGAAATTACAGAGCCAGATTTATCGAAATTAAAAAGACTAGGAATTGATGAAATCGCTCTAGTCAAAGGACAAAAAAATTACTGTGCGGTTTTAGTAAATTTAGATACGGGAAAACTAATAGCTATTCTAGAGAAGCGAACACAAGAGGAGTTGAGAGAAACGCTTACGGGCTGGGGAAAAGAGGTGTTAGAGCAAATTGAAGAAGTCAGCATAGATCTTTGGTTGCCCTATAAAAATTTGATGAAAGAATTGATGCCATCGGCCGAGGTAGTCGCCGATAGATTCCATGTCATGAAACAAATTAATCAAGAGTTAGACGAACAGAGAAGAGCGGAAAAAAGAGCCGTAGAAGCGCAGAAAAATAAAAAACAGAAAGCGGAAAAAGAAGCAAAGCTAGAAGTTTTAAAGCGAAGTAAATATAGCCTGTTAAAAAATGAAGAAGATTTAACGGAACCCCAAAAAATTAAACTAGAAGCTATCAAAGAAAATTTGACAAATTTGAAAAAGATGCAGGAATTAAAGGAAGAATTTAGAAAGATTTATGAAACCTCAAAGAATCCGACAGAGGGAATGCTATCCATCTCGGAATGGTTGGCAAAATCCTCCAGTGTTTTTACCAAGAGTTGTCAAACAATCCGAAACTGGTTTGGAGAAATAATTAGTTATTTCGAGCGAAGGACAACGAATGGGGTGGTCGAGGGAATCAACAATAAACTTAAACTAATAAAACGGAGAGGCTATGGCTTTAGAAACTTTCGGAATTTTTGGGTTAGAAGTATGTTATCTTGGCATCTTGTATGTTGATTTAGCATAAAGGGTAACGAAGAGCCCATCTAACCTTGATCAGATACTTTTTGTTAGATGGTAGATTAGATTACTTATAAGATGCTATATAATGTACACTATCTTAGATTAAATCAGATTATGTCAAAAGTATTAAGCTTCTCGATCAGCGATCGCTATCTATTCTCATCAATTAATAACTAGATGCAGCTCGAATAAGCGATCACAGGATAGCGGGGTAATCATGGCAAAAGCAAAAAGTAATAGCGGACAATCTAAAGAACCGAAAAACTACAATCACGGTCAGACACATCCCCAACGTCCCGATATTGGAACCGATGCTTGCAAAAAAAACAAGTAAATCCAACAAAAAATCATCTCTTACAAATCAATAAAGACGATATTGCCTTCATCGAATTCACCCCACCAACTTCTGACTTGATTAAATGTCGTTAATGGTAATAAGTCAACAGATTTACACTTTTATTGAACCCATAGTTAGAGTAATTTTTCTTCGCCTAAATGTAGCTTTTTCGGTGATTCCATCTTTGGCTGACTGTGGGCTATCCCTCCTACTCTTATTATTATTTACTTTAATTGTCTTACCTCTAGGATTTAGGTTTAACTTTATTAAATTTGAAATACTAACCCTGTCATGGCCAAAACTAACCCGATTGCTTGTATTTCTCTTTTTCATGCCTGCAATGGGAGAGGAAATCATTTTCCGAGTTTTACTCTTGCCCAATGTTAATTTAGAAAACCCTTCGCTTATCTCCATGTTTGTGTGGGGAAGTATTAGCTTAATTGCTTATATTGTTTATCATCCTTTGAACGCTTTAACTTTTTATCGAGCAGGTTTTCCAACTTTTTTTAACCCAATTTTTCTGTTTTCAATGACACTACTAGGCGTAATCTGTACAATTTCCTATTTTAAATCTGGTTCACTTTGGCTCTCGGCAATAATTCATTGGCTCGTTGTGGTCGGATGGCTAATTTTTTTTGATGGATACAGGATGTTATCTAAAGCAAATTAGAGATCAAATTTGTCTTGTTTTAGTTGATAGTACCAGTGAGAATCAAGACGAAAGGGTCAATTTCGTTGGGAGT is a genomic window containing:
- a CDS encoding Txe/YoeB family addiction module toxin, with the protein product MPFSIRVPSLITSVYCITQTEEPKIVDLIDDILCHPFSGIGKPEPLKYQLKGYWSRRINDEHRLVYKITETEIIIISCKFHYD
- a CDS encoding DUF2442 domain-containing protein — its product is MRVKENLLTESIPFPKKELFLHVICVKYLDKYQLKLTFNNGIEGIVDLEQELYGEIFEPLKDKSLFQKVYVNSRTIEWPNGADFAPEFLFEIALDKQPVSMVGDRVGYANEM
- a CDS encoding DUF4160 domain-containing protein, whose product is MIANLVVRSLFDDGKCDRFLGMRAIAYNRGQTFRKQPLLRFLLMPNLSSFYGIKITMNYNDHNPPHIHAEYQDYEAIIMIQTGEVCGQMPKRGLNLIWEWLDLQQSELLENWENARQRKPLNRIDPLP
- a CDS encoding RICIN domain-containing protein — its product is MPENLKIGAFVFGAILLLIAILGGNFSVFGAEVVSTVYNPLLRFMAFVLSVIFLVVAMHPSVNLPDSTSVNAAYKNGSTGLCLDSNTEGKVYTLGCNGGNFQNWKRSGQSLVNVSTGLCLDSNTEGKVYTLGCNGGNFQNWN
- a CDS encoding DUF1214 domain-containing protein, producing the protein MLLFWSVILYSNQTRAMIQADQQFPSVGSQTKGLLVNADGSVDIYFGPKPPAGKENNWVQTIPETGWNTILRLYSPLEPWFDKTWQPGEIELLY
- a CDS encoding type II toxin-antitoxin system HicB family antitoxin, whose product is MNYPIIIYPCEEGGFVAEIPALSGCLAQGETLEETLQELLIVKDLWLETAQKYNQKLPNLETEIAKIKALSTV
- a CDS encoding type II toxin-antitoxin system HicA family toxin; the encoded protein is MSKRDKLLELLKNSPNNARFNDICQLLELEGFSLDRITGSHHIFKRNDIILVIPVHNKKVKSVYIRRVLEIIGDN
- the psbD gene encoding photosystem II D2 protein (photosystem q(a) protein); its protein translation is MTIAVGRAPERGLFDALDDWLKRDRFVFIGWSGLLLFPCAFMALGGWLTGTTFVTSWYTHGLASSYLEGGNFLTVAVSTPADAFGHSILFLWGPEAQGNFTRWCQIGGLWPFVALHGAFGLIGFMLRQFEIARLVGIRPYNALAFSGPIAVFVSVFLMYPLGQSSWFFAPSFGVAGIFRFILFFQGFHNWTLNPFHMMGVAGILGGALLCAIHGATVENTLFEDGEGSNTFRAFEPTQAEETYSMVTANRFWSQIFGIAFSNKRWLHFFMLFVPVTGLWMSAVGVVGLALNLRAYDFVSQELRAAEDPEFETFYTKNILLNEGLRAWMAPQDQPHENFIFPEEVLPRGNAL
- a CDS encoding CPBP family glutamic-type intramembrane protease; this encodes MVISQQIYTFIEPIVRVIFLRLNVAFSVIPSLADCGLSLLLLLLFTLIVLPLGFRFNFIKFEILTLSWPKLTRLLVFLFFMPAMGEEIIFRVLLLPNVNLENPSLISMFVWGSISLIAYIVYHPLNALTFYRAGFPTFFNPIFLFSMTLLGVICTISYFKSGSLWLSAIIHWLVVVGWLIFFDGYRMLSKAN